The following are encoded together in the Rhizoctonia solani chromosome 10, complete sequence genome:
- a CDS encoding integrase core domain protein, whose amino-acid sequence MIVDLPKDRSSNSILVIIDSFTKYRIFVKCSKKLKAPKLAELFLENVWKRHGMPEKTISDRGRVFNNKFLQALYKRLGIDPHFSSAYHPQSNRQTERVNPSIKHFLRAYSGVNQRDWTRWLPMAEFAYNNAVHSSTGKTPFKALYGWEPTLTPSNVPTDVPEADDLAQTMEAQWKEVELALRQSKQQMTARENGSPTEFEIGEEVWLDTKNVNLKTLSPKLMEQRLGPFKVIEKISNQAYRLELPPTMQIHNVFYVGLLSKVKRDKKRAFEDCPPPVTIDGEEEYKVEGITNAQEREGKWFF is encoded by the coding sequence atgatagtagacctccCTAAGGACAGAAGCAGCAACTCAATCCTAGTGATTATTGACAGTTTCACAAAGTACAGGATATTTGTaaaatgttccaagaaactcaaggcacccaagTTAGCAgaactattcctggaaaacGTATGGAAGCGCCATGGCATGCCAGAAAAGACCATATCTGACAGAGGAAGGGttttcaacaacaagttcttaCAGGCCCTATacaaacgccttggcattgaccctcacttctcctcTGCCTATCATCCCCAGAGCAACAGGCAAACAGAACGCGTCAACCCCTCTAtcaaacacttcctcagggcttactcaggggttaaccaaagggactggaccagatggcttccaatggcagagtttgcatacaacaatgctgtacatagcagcacagGCAAAACacctttcaaggccttgtatggatgggaacccaccttgACCCCGTCAAATGTACCAACagacgtcccagaagcagatgaccttgcccagacaatggaagcacagtggaaggaagtggagtTGGCgctccggcaatctaagcaacaaATGACAGCCAGGGAAAATGGAAGCCCAACagaatttgagattggagaagaagtttGGCTAGACAccaagaatgtcaacctcaaaaccctgagtcccaagctaatggaacaacgcctagggccattcaaggttattgagaaaatctccaaccaagcttaccgcctggaacttcccccaacaatgcaaatccacaatgtcttctacgtaggactcctgtctaaagtcaaaagggacaagaagcgcGCCTTTGAAGATTGCCCTCCACCAGTCACCAtagatggagaagaagaatacaaagtggaAGGAATTACCAATGCGCAAGAAAGGGaggggaaatggtttttctga
- a CDS encoding cyclin-dependent kinase yields the protein MSTTYTSKRPLSPSPSSPPAKRRAHSPEEGEVESTSPPRRQVDSYRPRYSRSPSRSPVTRRHRLPPRPSSPPPREWDRRHAHGRIPGRTRNPYVEQETLRPLDTPGAPIAEERVGIEQLGEKEEGEEEDRRRRPAIDPKLNLAVEDTIARIEREANEAEAKLKERPKVLRLSPDQEMQAYGRKFVGTSQLRDYAILEKLGEGTFGEVHKATHTVTRKVVALKRILMHNEKEGLPVTALREIKILKMLSHPSVVPLSDMVVEASTRDKKGSIYMVFPYMDHDLAGLLENPSVKFSPSQIKLYMRQLLEGTDYLHRVRIVVLPEIVMFTSATPSSPLHNLRLTHASIVPFGLNNILHRDLKAANLLINNQGSLQIADFGLARPFSRSNPGWDPRSTSEFPWDTSKGAAPDGSKGPSPWDGSKGGPERGGGGAKYTNCVVTRWYRPPELLMGEARYGCAIDMWGVGCIMGEMWTRRPILCGSSDSDQLDKIWDLCGTPDDASWPGWRDLPSVPMIERKLPNKIKTFFREGTSMDEFGVDLIEKLLVLNPAKRLTAFEALDHDWFWNEPLCCDPASLPKYVSSHEYDKRKHKVEGLGAPYGPPNGFGPGPNGFVPGPGGPPGPNGFGAGGPNGFGPGGPNGFGPGGPPNGFGPGGPPGPGFGPGGPGFGPPGRQWGGGGGGGGWDRGGRGGGRGGRGRGGRGRGGHGGHGGFDRPPGGHGGQPGHGGPLGHGSHGGHAGGPGYDRPPQAQHLPPDLNGPSNFSGYSRDLAPGGGLPPPLGTHSREHRQMRERNMNMRNNPGRGGGGGGTGGKAPGGAGGTGGGDGEFLPYG from the exons ATGTCTACTACGTACACATCCAAACGACCGCTCTCGCCATCTCCCAGCTCACCCCCAGCCAAGCGCCGAGCACACTCGCCCGAAGAAGGCGAAGTAGAGTCGACGTCTCCTCCCCGCCGACAAGTGGACTCGTACCGACCCCGATACTCGCGGTCGCCGTCTCGGTCGCCTGTTACACGAAGACACCGGCTACCGCCCCGACCCTCATCACCTCCTCCGAGAGAATGGGATAGGCGACATGCGCATGGAAGGATACCAGGTCGGACACGTAATCCGTATGTTGAACAAGAAACGTTGAGACCGCTCGACACACCTGGAGCACCGATTGCGGAGGAGCGAGTCGGGATTGAGCAGCTGGGCGAAAAGGAAGAGGGCGAGGAAGAGGATAGGAGGAGGAGACCGGCTATTGACCCAAAGCTGAATCTGGCGGTGGAAGATACGATTGCGCGAATCGAGCGAGAGGCAAATGAAGCGGAAGCAAAGCTGAAGGAGAGG CCAAAGGTACTGCGGCTGAGTCCTGACCAAGAGATGCAAGCGTATGGCCGCAAGTTTGTCGGAACATCTCAGCTGCGTGATTATGCGATCCTAGAAAAGCTTGGAGAGGGCACATTCGG CGAAGTGCACAAGGCAACGCACACGGTCACCCGGAAAGTGGTGGCTTTGAAACGAATACTCATGCACAACGAAAAGGAGGGGTTGCCGGTGACCGCTCTACGGGAGATCAAGATACTGAAGATGCTCAGTCATCCGAGTGTGGTTCCGTTAAGCGACATGGTCGTTGAAGCTT CTACGCGAGACAAAAAGGGGTCGATCTATATGGTGTTCCCGTACATGGACCACGACCTTGCTGGGCTGCTGGAAAACCCGAGCGTGAAGTTCTCACCGAGTCAGATCAAACTGTACATGAGGCAGCTGTTGGAAGGGACAGACTACTTGCATCGGGTGCGTATAGTCGTGTTGCCGGAGATCGTTATGTTTACGTCTGCGACTCCATCCTCGCCGCTCCACAATTTGCGCCTGACCCATGCTTCGATCGTTCCTTTTGGACTC AATAACATCCTCCACCGCGACCTGAAAGCGGCCAACCTGCTAATAAATAACCAAGGATCGCTGCAAATTGCCGACTTTGGTCTTGCGCGCCCGTTTAGTCGATCTAATCCTGGCTGGGATCCACGGTCAACATCCGAGTTTCCGTGGGACACTTCTAAAGGCGCAGCGCCCGATGGGTCAAAAGGCCCCTCACCCTGGGACGGATCCAAAGGGGGCCCTGAACGCGGCGGCGGAGGAGCAAAGTACACCAACTGCGTGGTGACACGATGGTACCGCCCGCCCGAACTGCTGATGGGCGAAGCGCGCTACGGATGTGCGATCGATATGTGGGGAGTGGGATGCATCATGGGGGAAATGTGGACGCGACGTCCGATCCTGTGTGGTTCATCGGATTCGGACCAACTAGACAAGATTTGGGACTTGTGCGGCACGCCAGACGATGCGAGTTGGCCAGGGTGGAGAGATCTACCTTCTGTGCCGATGATTGAACGCAAGTTACCCAACAAGATCAAGACGTTTTTTAGAGAAGGGACGAGCATGGATGAATTTGGGGTGGACCTTATCGAGAAGTTGTTGGTGCTTAACCCGGCCAAGCGCTTGACTGCGTTCGAGGCATTAGATCACGATTGGTTTTGGAATGAACCGCTGTGTTGTGATCCTGCGAG TTTACCAAAATATGTATCGTCACACGAGTATGATAAACGAAAACACAAGGTCGAGGGACTTGGTGCGCCGTACGGTCCTCCAAACGGGTTTGGCCCAGGACCCAATGGGTTTGTACCTGGCCCTGGTGGTCCTCCTGGTCCCAACGGGTTTGGCGCTGGGGGTCCAAATGGATTCGGCCCTGGTGGTCCCAACGGTTTCGGTCCCGGCGGTCCCCCCAACGGGTTTGGCCCTGGTGGCCCTCCCGGACCTGGATTTGGACCAGGAGGACCAGGCTTCGGACCTCCTGGGCGACAATggggtggtggaggtggtggtggaggatgGGATCGAGGAGGACGAGGTGGGGGGAGAGGAGGAAGGGGGCGAGGCGGGAGAGGGCGAGGTGGTCATGGTGGACATGGGGGGTTCGACCGCCCACCTGGAGGACATGGAGGACAACCAGGACATGGTGGACCACTGGGACATGGAAGCCATGGAGGCCACGCAGGAGGCCCAGGATATGATCGACCCCCGCAAGCGCAACATCTTCCGCCCGACTTGAACGGACCGAGCAACTTTTCGGGATATTCTCGAGATTTAGCACCAGGCGGGGGACTTCCACCTCCTCTGGGCACACATAGTCGGGAACATCGCCAGATGAGAGAGCGGAATATGAACATGCGAAATAATCCGGGCAGGGGAGGTGGGGGCGGGGGTACGGGTGGCAAGGCCCCTGGTGGTGCCGGAGGCACGGGCGGAGGGGACGGCGAATTTTTGCCCTATGGTTAA
- a CDS encoding peptidase C14 has translation MSSTPGNKRGLLDPLVPMFAKRQKSRPPTPDPSSNTNNVDQSPDVSSEAPQIQPANTVPRDRMSTPPPAIADSIMGTPAPPLPQDPSNTTGSGVITAQKKSTDGPLLKRVGTALKAFRHGAGAFPPLQATIDDVISCFETLKIEPEYQREYDALLHELESLSETLVHHLQSSSSAHMSIVKQTDVIRKRRDQPPERKLTKAAQDDNEVLSAYRGIERAFRQLQTDAGLSVWSIVEKQAADSFLEKLAPSRLAAHNSTLATDVNRRSCTQHTRTRILLELDQWAADRQTPNIYWMSGMAGTGKTTIAYTFAESLKARGLLGASFFCTRASSECQDVGRIVPTIAYQLARYSMSFQSAVAKALEGDPDIGTRAITEQCERLIKEPLSRVKDNIPDGLVIVIDALDECSSANGVRTILDVLFKTAPEFPLKFFVTSRPEPDIRHRIEAQPDRARSICTLHDIEASLVQADIELYLRDELADTSVSETDMMRLANLSGKLFIYAATSIRYIRRKGTTVDHDRLDAILRSSSESISRHVGIDRLYTTILDAATAEFEEEPEEQDQMCRMLWTAVCTREPVNVDTLAALTGIKPSKANILLQSLYSVLHVSQTTSMITTLHASFPDFMFDEARSKRFYCDEAKHSQVLAQECFKVMEAQLRFNICGLESSFITDSEVQDLDARITRSISPTLSYVAHYWGGHVVKSEPCEAVQKGLEGFLSHRLLFWMEVLSLKRTLDKGISMLSALKAWLTGKSALPEIISSLNDSWIFMSKYAAGSVSQSTPHIYISALPFCHHSNSVRKQYWGRTQGLLHLQGSAIEESQTALLAQWSMNSPARCLAFCPDGSRLAVGFDDGTVCVLHGHNGAVALGPLKGHTDTVSHVAFSPDGSLLVSGSDDGTVLVRDAQTGNCIYDVIRGHESRVTSVCFSPNGKYLLSGSWDQTTRMWDSGNGSLIPNSIKRHPSSVICTAFSPDGKHIACGLASKECPIVVYDASTGESLPFPFDAHQSLVYSIAFSPNSNHLVTGHVSGELRVWSLHNGTATHSPPKVHNREITSIGFSPLGDKLVTGSYDRCVYIWDVENGYSNPCLLATHHDWVYSAAFSPDGTRIVSCSRDDIKMWNALHSTSSHTRKWKTPTDVVYSVAISPDGSRIAAAGEDKAIYMFNAHDGTPALEPLVAHVKEINSVAFSPDGRYLVSGGADNAICLWDSTTGKLLFVPLRGREGLVWSVLFSPDSRRMVSASHGWTVEMWDVGDGTLVPSDLIGRLEYKVDSVAFSPDGERIAFGCGDGRIRMWDLQTLVLVFDLPVLQHRNEDIDSLTFSPDGRFIVSHSFAGGIRVFDSHSCDFVLGPLGRSFDYGIPAVFSPDGDYIVLGSSGGSVRIWRVEGWAPAYEPLEGHQDFVCSLAYSPDGAYIVSASQDSTIRVWKAPGRRAISSSSQYDSSTSDQREPHAAIAGGMTIGDDGWARNRDSQLLFWVPSDMVVLFPRLRGVYTIAPEGILRVDYDQPLLLGEEWHRCYVG, from the exons ATGTCTTCCACACCCGGTAACAAACGGGGCCTGCTTGACCCTTTAGTGCCCATGTTCGCGAAGCGTCAGAAATCGCGTCCCCCGACCCCAGATCCCTCTTCAAATACTAATAATGTAGATCAAAGCCCAGACGTCTCAAGTGAGGCGCCTCAAATCCAGCCTGCCAATACAGTCCCTCGTGACAGGATGAGCACACCCCCACCTGCCATAGCTGACAGTATAATGGGAACTCCAGCTCCACCTCTTCCCCAGGATCCATCGAATACTACGGGCTCTGGAGTGATAACGGCTCAAAAAAAGTCAACGGATGGGCCACTGCTCAAACGCGTTGGcacggcgcttaaggccttTCGTCACGGTGCGGGTGCGTTCCCACCGCTCCAGGCCACTATCGACGATGTGATATCCTGCTTCGAGACACTCAAG ATAGAGCCAGAGTATCAGCGAGAGTACGACGCACTCCTACACGAGCTTGAGTCGCTGAGTGAGACTCTCGTCCATCACCTGCAAAGCTCGAGCTCTGCCCATAT GTCTATTGTGAAACAAACCGATGTGATCAGGAAGAGACGTGATCAGCCCCCGGAACGCAAGCTGACAAAAGCCGCACAAGATGATAATGaagttctgagtgcatatcgTGGAATCGAGAGGGCGTTTCGGCAGCTGCAA ACCGACGCAGGGTTGAGTGTATGGAGCATCGTGGAAAAACAGGCCGCA GATAGTTTTCTTGAGAAGCTGGCCCCATCTAGACTAGCCGCACATAACTCTACTCTGGCAACAGACGTCAATCGCCGATCCTGCACCCAACATACACGCACCCGGATCCTGCTCGAGCTCGACCAATGGGCAGCCGACCGTCAGACACCGAACATATACTGGATGAGCGGCATGGCTGGTACCGGCAAGACTACCATCGCATATACGTTTGCCGAGTCGCTCAAGGCACGTGGACTACTTGGGGcaagcttcttctgcacACGAGCGTCAAGTGAATGCCAGGATGTGGGACGGATCGTACCGACAATCGCATATCAGCTTGCGCGCTACTCGATGAGCTTCCAATCGGCGGTTGCAAAGGCACTGGAGGGCGATCCTGATATCGGGACCCGGGCTATAACGGAGCAATGCGAACGGCTGATCAAAGAGCCCCTAAGTCGAGTGAAGGACAACATACCGGATGGACTTGTGATTGTAATTGATGCACTAGACGAATGCAGCAGCGCAAACGGAGTGAGGACAATCCTGGACGTACTCTTCAAAACTGCTCCCGAATTTCCTCTCAAGTTCTTTGTGACGAGCCGACCGGAGCCAGACATCCGCCACCGGATAGAGGCCCAGCCCGACCGCGCCCGCTCGATCTGCACACTACATGATATCGAGGCGTCGCTTGTGCAAGCGGACATCGAGCTATACCTTCGGGACGAGCTTGCGGACACCTCTGTCTCCGAAACCGATATGATGCGTCTTGCAAACCTGTCTGGCAAACTGTTCATATATGCGGCCACGTCGATTCGGTATATTCGGAGAAAAGGAACGACAGTGGACCATGACCGACTTGACGCTATTCTGAGATCATCTTCTGAATCAATCTCACGACACGTTGGCATCGACCGGCTGTATACCACAATTCTGGATGCTGCGACTGCAGAGTTTGAGGAAGAGCCAGAAGAGCAAGATCAGATGTGTCGAATGCTATGGACTGCAGTATGCACTCGAGAACCGGTCAACGTCGATACACTGGCAGCACTGACCGGGATCAAACCATCAAAGGCCAACATACTGCTGCAGTCCCTGTACTCGGTACTACACGTATCGCAAACGACTAGCATGATCACGACATTGCATGCATCGTTCCCGGACTTCATGTTCGATGAAGCACGGTCGAAAAGGTTCTACTGCGACGAAGCGAAGCATAGTCAAGTGCTTGCCCAAGAGTGCTTCAAGGTGATGGAAGCGCAGCTGCGATTCAACATCTGTGGTCTAGAGAGCTCATTTATCACCGATAGCGAAGTGCAAGACCTGGATGCTCGGATAACAAGGTCAATCTCGCCGACGCTGTCGTATGTTGCGCACTACTGGGGAGGCCATGTGGTCAAGAGCGAGCCTTGCGAAGCAGTTCAGAAAGGGCTAGAAGGCTTCCTATCGCATCGGCTGCTGTTTTGGATGGAGGTGCTGAGCCTGAAGCGTACGCTCGACAAGGGAATTAGCATGctgtcggcgcttaaggcatgGCTGACG GGCAAAAGTGCATTACCAGAAATAATCAGCTCACTGAATGACTCGTGGATCTTTATGTCAAAGTATGCGGCCGGATCGGTTTCGCAGTCAacaccgcatatatacatctcgGCACTGCCATTTTGCCATCACTCAAACTCCGTACGCAAGCAATACTGGGGTCGCACTCAGGGGCTCCTTCATCTGCAAGGCTCTGCAATAGAGGAAAGTCAAACAGCACTACTTGCACAATGGTCGATGAACTCGCCCGCCCGATGCCTTGCATTCTGTCCTGACGGGTCTCGACTTGCAGTTGGATTTGATGATGGCACAGTTTGCGTATTGCATGGCCATAACGGAGCAGTTGCTCTAGGACCCCTCAAGGGGCACACCGACACAGTCAGTCATGTGGCATTTTCTCCCGACGGATCGCTGcttgtctctggctctgACGACGGTACAGTCCTTGTCCGGGATGCACAAACGGGCAACTGCATATATGACGTCATCCGGGGCCATGAAAGTCGAGTGACGTCAGTGTGTTTTTCGCCCAATGGCAAGTATCTCCTCTCAGGGTCTTGGGACCAGACAACGCGAATGTGGGACAGTGGCAATGGCAGTCTGATACccaactccatcaaacgtCATCCTTCCTCAGTCATCTGCAcggcattctctcctgatggcaagCATATCGCATGTGGCTTGGCAAGCAAGGAGTGTCCCATCGTTGTTTACGACGCATCCACTGGCGAGTCGCTCCCATTTCCATTTGATGCTCATCAGTCCTTGGTCTATTCAATTGCCTTTTCGCCAAACAGCAACCACCTTGTCACTGGCCATGTATCCGGTGAACTGCGCGTCTGGAGTCTCCACAACGGCACCGCCACACACTCCCCACCCAAAGTACACAACCGGGAAATCACATCCATTGGGTTTTCGCCACTCGGAGACAAACTCGTCACTGGCTCTTATGATAggtgcgtgtatatatgggatgtagagaacggctactccaacccttgcctaCTTGCCACACACCACGATTGGGTTTACTCCGctgcgttctcacccgacggcacacGAATCGTGTCATGCTCAAGGGATGACATCAAGATGTGGAATGCACTTCATTCGACATCCTCTCACACGCGGAAATGGAAGACGCCAACCGATGTTGTCTATTCGGTTGCAATCTCGCCTGATGGTTCACGCATCGCCGCGGCGGGTGAAGACAAAGCGATCTATATGTTCAACGCACACGACGGCACTCCCGCTCTCGAGCCACTTGTCGCGCATGTCAAGGAGATCAACTCGGTGGCGTTCTCGCCCGACGGCAGGTACCTTGTTTCTGGCGGTGCTGACAATGCCATCTGTCTGTGGGATAGCACAACCGGCAAGCTGCTATTCGTCCCGCTTCGGGGGCGTGAGGGATTGGTCTGGTCGGTCTTATTCTCCCCCGACAGCAGGCGCATGGTTTCTGCCTCTCATGGCTGGACGGTAGAAATGTGGGACGTGGGCGATGGGACTCTGGTGCCTAGCGACCTGATCGGAAGACTCGAGTACAAGGTCGACTCAGTGGCATTCTCGCCCGACGGTGAACGCATTGCTTTCGGCTGTGGGGATGGGAGGATTCGTATGTGGGACTTGCAGACGCTGGTGCTGGTGTTCGATCTGCCTGTGTTGCAGCACCGAAACGAGGATATCGATTCGCTAACATTTTCGCCTGATGGCAGATTCATTGTTTCTCATTCATTTGCCGGTGGTATCCGCGTGTTCGATTCGCACAGTTGCGACTTTGTTCTAGGTCCTCTCGGTAGATCCTTTGATTATGGAATCCCAGCTGTGTTCTCGCCTGACGGCGATTACATCGTATTAGGCTCGTCTGGGGGAAGCGTTCGAATATGGAGGGTGGAAGGTTGGGCCCCTGCATATGAGCCACTCGAGGGCCACCAAGACTTTGTCTGCTCCCTGGCATATTCGCCTGACGGTGCATACATCGTCTCAGCCTCACAAGACTCGACGATCCGAGTATGGAAGGCACCAGGAAGACGCGCCATCTCCAGCTCATCCCAATATGACTCTTCGACTTCAGATCAGAGAGAGCCACATGCTGCGATTGCTGGTGGAATGACGATCGGTGACGATGGGTGGGCACGAAACCGCGACTCACAGCTACTGTTCTGGGTTCCGTCTGATATGGTCGTGCTTTTCCCCCGGCTCAGGGGCGTGTATACCATTGCACCCGAAGGCATACTGCGAGTGGACTATGACCAGCCGCTGTTGCTTGGTGAAGAGTGGCATCGATGCTACGTGGGCTGA